In the Candidatus Binatia bacterium genome, one interval contains:
- a CDS encoding Arm DNA-binding domain-containing protein: MPKLTKRAVDTAAPRDREWVVRDSELKGFNLGIAPNGRKVYTVEYRTAGGRRGSKRRVTLGVHGVLTADGAREKAKTMLARVRLGEDPSAARRAERTVPTMRASCRRPGQGPQRPHRRVGRRAA; encoded by the coding sequence ATGCCGAAGCTGACCAAGCGCGCGGTCGACACCGCGGCGCCCCGTGACAGAGAGTGGGTTGTCCGCGACTCCGAGCTGAAGGGGTTCAATCTCGGCATCGCCCCCAACGGGCGGAAGGTCTACACCGTGGAGTACCGGACCGCCGGGGGCCGGCGCGGAAGCAAACGACGGGTGACCCTCGGGGTGCATGGCGTGCTTACGGCGGACGGCGCCCGCGAGAAGGCAAAGACGATGCTGGCGCGCGTCAGGCTGGGCGAAGACCCGTCCGCCGCCCGGCGCGCCGAGCGTACCGTCCCGACCATGCGCGCATCTTGCCGCCGGCCCGGTCAAGGCCCTCAACGACCGCATCGGCGCGTCGGTCGGCGCGCTGCTTGA
- a CDS encoding type II toxin-antitoxin system PemK/MazF family toxin: MKRGDVCWADLSPRSGSEQQGRRPVVIVSRNALNQQPDWKSIIVVPVSTSEGQRARGPTAVPIPAGAGGLTRDSVALCHQITTLDRSKIQPPNGTLPPDVLAAVDRGIKVALNLL, translated from the coding sequence GTGAAGCGCGGGGACGTCTGCTGGGCAGACCTGTCGCCCCGTTCCGGGTCCGAGCAACAAGGACGTCGCCCGGTCGTCATCGTTTCCCGGAATGCGCTAAACCAGCAACCGGACTGGAAATCCATCATCGTCGTGCCAGTTTCGACGTCGGAGGGACAAAGAGCGCGGGGACCCACGGCGGTGCCAATCCCCGCCGGCGCCGGCGGCCTTACCCGGGACAGCGTGGCGCTGTGCCACCAGATCACCACCCTCGACCGATCGAAGATCCAGCCGCCGAACGGCACGCTGCCACCCGACGTGCTCGCGGCTGTCGACCGGGGCATCAAGGTGGCGTTGAACCTCCTGTAG
- a CDS encoding NYN domain-containing protein, with protein sequence MDGFNLYHAIRDLRLPHLKWVDLWALLERFARPPAAELRTVYYFSAYATWLKEQHLRHAQYVAALGAHRVTPVLGNFKKKTYRCKQCEQTIEGHEEKETDVNLALGLYRGAVKDEYDLALVVSGDSDLAPAVRAVKRDFPVKRILIVTPVGRKASYDLLDAAGGPRMGREMRRSHIAAALLPRYVYANPSGELVATRPKEYDPPPG encoded by the coding sequence GTGGACGGATTCAATCTCTACCACGCGATCCGAGATCTACGGCTCCCCCACCTGAAGTGGGTCGATCTGTGGGCGTTACTGGAACGATTCGCCCGTCCCCCCGCCGCCGAACTGCGCACCGTCTACTATTTCTCAGCCTACGCCACATGGCTCAAAGAACAGCACCTTCGCCACGCTCAGTACGTAGCCGCTCTTGGAGCGCACCGCGTTACGCCGGTGCTCGGAAACTTCAAGAAGAAGACCTATCGTTGCAAGCAGTGCGAACAGACCATCGAGGGGCACGAAGAGAAGGAGACCGATGTCAACCTGGCGCTCGGCCTCTATCGGGGCGCGGTCAAGGACGAGTACGACCTGGCCCTCGTGGTGTCTGGCGATTCCGACCTCGCGCCGGCGGTGCGTGCGGTTAAGCGGGACTTTCCGGTGAAGAGGATCTTGATTGTGACGCCCGTCGGCCGGAAGGCAAGTTACGATCTGCTGGACGCTGCCGGTGGCCCCCGAATGGGACGGGAGATGCGCCGCAGTCACATAGCCGCCGCGCTACTCCCTCGGTACGTGTATGCAAACCCTTCGGGGGAATTGGTAGCGACCCGGCCAAAAGAGTACGACCCGCCGCCCGGCTGA
- a CDS encoding type II toxin-antitoxin system HicA family toxin, protein MKRVDLIRHLEAQQCVFIREGGVHTVYRNVATGKQSTVPRHREIKEGLVRKICRDLGLPVP, encoded by the coding sequence GTGAAGCGCGTCGACTTGATTCGCCACCTGGAAGCGCAGCAGTGCGTCTTCATCCGGGAGGGTGGCGTTCACACCGTGTACCGCAACGTCGCCACCGGCAAACAATCCACCGTGCCGCGGCACAGGGAAATCAAGGAAGGGCTGGTCCGGAAGATTTGCCGGGACCTTGGGCTTCCGGTCCCGTAG
- a CDS encoding type II toxin-antitoxin system HicB family antitoxin — MKLTAVFEPAEEGGFVAYVEELPGANTQGETLEEARTNLVEAVALLLEANREAAERDLAGRTVIREPLHLAE; from the coding sequence ATGAAGCTCACTGCCGTGTTCGAGCCCGCCGAGGAAGGTGGGTTCGTCGCGTACGTGGAAGAGCTTCCCGGCGCGAACACCCAGGGCGAGACGCTCGAAGAGGCGCGGACAAACCTCGTCGAGGCGGTCGCGCTCCTGCTTGAGGCTAATCGCGAAGCCGCGGAACGCGACCTGGCCGGGCGGACGGTCATCCGCGAACCGCTGCACCTCGCCGAGTGA